In the genome of Drosophila pseudoobscura strain MV-25-SWS-2005 chromosome 3, UCI_Dpse_MV25, whole genome shotgun sequence, one region contains:
- the LOC26532726 gene encoding uncharacterized protein isoform X1, whose translation MEYFKRISSMLSYCLDYILFNGWLAVFGDKLEDYHKRSNCNKRHCKNCRVQSVVKRIKRAKFHVVLAIMTISHKTLCKALMEARLRGVQVRIATPKKMLSARDLVTRQLLMYIHSVDHSEVPIIKCVFLDGNRIILRMDDELLLLMRRLLIDENLFSYYFWYFGYLWHGEYFEPLDIPTAA comes from the exons ATGGAATACTTTAAACGCATTTCTTCAATGCTGTCTTATTG CCTAGATTACATACTGTTCAACGGCTGGCTGGCAGTTTTCGGGGACAAGCTGGAAGACTACCACAAACGCTCGAATTGCAATAAAAGGCACTGCAAGAACTGCCGGGTACAGAGTGTAGTGAAGAGGATTAAGAGGGCCAAGTTCCATGTCGTTTTGGCAATTATGACCATATCGCATAAGACTCTGTGCAAGGCCCTTATGGAGGCTCGTCTTCGGGGCGTTCAGGTGCGCATCGCAACGCCCAAGAAGATGCTCTCGGCCCGGGACCTGGTGACAAGGCAACTCTTGATGTATATCCACTCCGTAGATCACAGTGAGGTTCCCATCATCAAGTGCGTCTTTCTCGACGGCAATCGGATCATTTTGCGTATGGATGACGAACTTCTATTGCTCATGCGGCGCCTGCTGATCGATGAGAATTTATTCAGTTATTATTTTTGGTACTTTGGGTATCTGTGGCATGGTGAATACTTCGAACCTCTGGATATACCGACTGCAGCTTAA
- the LOC26532726 gene encoding uncharacterized protein isoform X2, protein MTISHKTLCKALMEARLRGVQVRIATPKKMLSARDLVTRQLLMYIHSVDHSEVPIIKCVFLDGNRIILRMDDELLLLMRRLLIDENLFSYYFWYFGYLWHGEYFEPLDIPTAA, encoded by the coding sequence ATGACCATATCGCATAAGACTCTGTGCAAGGCCCTTATGGAGGCTCGTCTTCGGGGCGTTCAGGTGCGCATCGCAACGCCCAAGAAGATGCTCTCGGCCCGGGACCTGGTGACAAGGCAACTCTTGATGTATATCCACTCCGTAGATCACAGTGAGGTTCCCATCATCAAGTGCGTCTTTCTCGACGGCAATCGGATCATTTTGCGTATGGATGACGAACTTCTATTGCTCATGCGGCGCCTGCTGATCGATGAGAATTTATTCAGTTATTATTTTTGGTACTTTGGGTATCTGTGGCATGGTGAATACTTCGAACCTCTGGATATACCGACTGCAGCTTAA